A window of Prolixibacter sp. SD074 contains these coding sequences:
- a CDS encoding SoxR reducing system RseC family protein — protein MENKGNIFHRGVVKFVDDHRIVVGIVSQSACVSCQVGGSCNMSDMKEKEVEIENWNGTYSRGEFVEVIASESQGFRALFVAYILPLIILLFTLIILLQTTGNESLAALAALGILVPYYGILYLLKEKIKQTLNFSIRKLK, from the coding sequence ATGGAAAACAAGGGAAATATCTTCCATCGGGGAGTTGTAAAGTTTGTGGATGACCATCGGATTGTGGTTGGAATCGTTTCCCAGTCAGCCTGCGTATCATGCCAGGTCGGTGGCTCGTGCAACATGTCCGATATGAAGGAGAAGGAAGTGGAGATTGAAAATTGGAATGGCACTTATTCCAGGGGAGAATTTGTCGAAGTGATTGCCAGTGAATCGCAGGGATTCCGGGCACTTTTTGTTGCATACATCCTGCCCCTTATCATACTTTTATTCACACTCATTATTTTGCTTCAGACTACCGGCAATGAATCGCTGGCAGCACTGGCTGCATTGGGTATTTTAGTGCCTTACTACGGTATTCTGTATCTCCTGAAAGAAAAAATCAAACAAACACTGAATTTTAGTATTCGAAAACTGAAATAA
- a CDS encoding sensor histidine kinase gives MNKISGNNNQRNIFYRYFFTYTLLFGGFAALFFLPYLRIRIDEFTSNIELQEKNKIAVQYRGLLDDIAFVVTDIMFLSHEEHMSEYVNKPNLQDKTALSQELSNLMVQKSFYDQIRFIDKNGMERLRMKMDKYGKPYLMKEGALQNKADQEFFIHTIHLKPYEVYLSPLNMNEENGRIELPLKPIIRIATPIPDKDGSVRGILVLNLNAGYALRKYLEGDGSHQGNSLLVNRSGYYLLHPDPTKTWSFIDEGNSRKTFREDFPEAHKKIWAEKNGQFQNDEGLFTFQTLHPLTRIKEVYRALNLPLDSLPIFGESQDYLFKVISHVPESRIKEGERRIYSRLGALFAAVFVLLLFLARSVAKTLTYRRMDELKLKHSEEELRKVNITKDKFISLLAHDLKNPLSSIMGFAEVLQSKDEAFPEEQRRSFARVIRHSSRSMVELIDDVLDWWHAQSGTLVVQPEDFDVKELVEAVLILPSGQAEKKDIKLVTRIEEGLHAYADPKMIATVIRNLVSNAIKFSYREKDVIISAKKEHQQILISIQDFGIGISEANQKKLFQVGHKFYTKGTENEPGTGIGLILCKEFLGKNNSTIEVISTENKGTTFQFRLPASEIENT, from the coding sequence ATGAATAAAATATCCGGAAATAACAACCAACGAAACATCTTCTACCGGTACTTTTTCACCTATACCCTGCTTTTCGGTGGTTTTGCGGCACTGTTTTTCCTTCCGTATCTGCGCATTCGTATCGACGAATTCACCAGCAATATTGAACTGCAGGAAAAGAACAAGATTGCCGTTCAATACCGGGGTTTGCTTGACGATATCGCTTTCGTGGTCACCGATATCATGTTTCTTTCGCACGAAGAGCACATGAGTGAGTATGTCAACAAGCCGAATCTTCAGGATAAAACGGCACTTTCGCAGGAGCTCAGTAACCTGATGGTGCAAAAATCGTTTTACGATCAGATTCGGTTTATCGACAAAAACGGGATGGAACGCCTGCGGATGAAAATGGATAAATACGGAAAACCTTATCTGATGAAGGAAGGTGCCTTACAAAACAAGGCCGATCAGGAATTTTTTATCCATACCATTCATCTCAAACCATACGAAGTCTATCTTTCTCCACTCAATATGAATGAGGAAAATGGCAGAATTGAACTTCCGCTGAAACCCATCATTCGCATTGCAACGCCCATTCCCGACAAAGACGGTTCGGTGAGAGGCATATTGGTTCTCAATCTAAATGCCGGTTACGCCTTGCGAAAATACCTCGAAGGAGACGGAAGCCACCAGGGAAATTCATTGCTGGTAAATCGTTCGGGCTATTACCTGCTTCACCCCGACCCAACCAAAACCTGGTCGTTTATCGACGAGGGAAATTCACGGAAAACCTTCCGGGAAGATTTTCCGGAGGCCCATAAAAAAATATGGGCCGAAAAAAACGGTCAGTTCCAGAACGATGAAGGTCTCTTTACCTTCCAAACCCTGCATCCGCTAACACGAATCAAAGAAGTTTACCGGGCATTGAACCTTCCGCTCGACAGCCTCCCTATATTTGGCGAATCGCAGGACTATCTTTTCAAGGTTATTTCGCATGTGCCGGAATCGCGCATAAAAGAAGGAGAACGACGAATATACAGTCGGCTGGGCGCTCTTTTTGCCGCAGTCTTTGTTTTACTGCTCTTCCTGGCGCGTTCGGTAGCCAAAACTCTTACTTATCGCCGGATGGACGAACTAAAATTGAAGCATTCGGAAGAAGAACTGCGGAAAGTCAACATTACTAAAGATAAGTTCATCAGCCTGTTGGCCCATGATTTAAAGAATCCGCTTTCTTCCATTATGGGCTTTGCCGAAGTTTTGCAAAGCAAAGATGAAGCTTTCCCGGAAGAACAACGACGAAGTTTTGCCAGGGTCATTCGCCATTCGTCGCGCAGCATGGTCGAATTAATTGACGATGTACTTGACTGGTGGCACGCGCAAAGCGGAACCCTCGTCGTTCAGCCGGAAGATTTCGACGTAAAAGAGCTGGTTGAAGCGGTGCTGATTTTGCCATCCGGTCAGGCCGAGAAAAAGGATATTAAGCTGGTAACCCGTATTGAGGAAGGATTACACGCCTATGCCGATCCCAAAATGATAGCCACGGTCATCCGGAACCTCGTTTCGAATGCCATCAAATTTTCCTATCGGGAGAAAGATGTCATTATCAGTGCAAAAAAAGAACATCAGCAGATACTAATTAGTATTCAAGACTTTGGGATAGGAATATCGGAAGCCAACCAGAAAAAATTATTCCAGGTAGGTCATAAATTTTATACCAAAGGGACCGAAAATGAACCGGGAACCGGTATTGGCCTGATCCTGTGTAAAGAATTCCTGGGAAAAAACAATAGCACCATCGAAGTAATAAGTACCGAAAACAAAGGAACCACCTTCCAATTTCGACTTCCTGCATCAGAAATTGAGAACACATAA